From Solea senegalensis isolate Sse05_10M linkage group LG19, IFAPA_SoseM_1, whole genome shotgun sequence, the proteins below share one genomic window:
- the narfl gene encoding cytosolic Fe-S cluster assembly factor narfl: MASHFSGVLQLTDLDDFITPSQECVKPVKVEKKQGRSVAKIQIEDDGSYIQVNPDGGKKKLEKAKITLNDCLACSGCITSAESVLITQQSHEELFKVLQNNKATATEQKVVVVSVSPQSRASLAAHYNLSSSEAGRRLTTFFKGIGVHHVFDTSFSRTFSLLESQREFVERFQRKEQDKKTLPMLTSACPGWICYAEKTHGEFILPYISTTRSPQQMMGSLVKGYFAEQQGLSPQQIYHVAVMPCFDKKLEASRSDFYLSKAETREVDCVITSGEVQKMLEEKDVSLNDLEPAALETMFTNVSKDEFLSHAGSGSGGYLHHVFTYAAKKLFGEEVQELTYKTLRNKDFQEVTLEKDGEVLLSFASTYGFRNIQNLVQKLKRGKSPYHFVEVMACPSGCLNGGGQVKASPGQNQKDVLQKVEELYQAECTQSPEDDTRVAELYQLWLHSVGEERAKELLHTQYHTVEKMVNGLTMKW; the protein is encoded by the exons ATGGCGTCGCACTTCAGCGGTGTACTACAGTTGACGGATTTGGATGACTTTATCACTCCCTCTCAG GAATGTGTCAAACCTGTCAAAGTAGAGAAGAAACAGGGAAGATCCGTGGCCAAAATTCAAATAGAAGATGATGGAAGTTACATCCAAGTCAACCCT GATGGTGGTAAGAAGAAACTTGAAAAAGCAAAAATCACACTGAATGACTGTTTGGCCTGCAGTGGCTGCATCACCTCTGCCGAGAGTGTcctcatcacacaacagagcCACGAGGAACTCTTTAAAGTGCTGCAGAATAACAAG GCAACTGCAACGGAGCAGAAGGTTGTCGTGGTGTCTGTGTCGCCACAGTCCAGAGCCTCTCTTGCAGCACACTATAATCTCAGCAGTAGTGAGGCAGGCAGGAGACTCACTACTTTTTTCAAAGGCATTG GGGTCCATCATGTGTTCGACACAAGCTTCAGCCGGACCTTCAGTCTGCtggagagtcagagagagtTTGTGGAGCGGTTCCAGAGGAAGGAGCAGGACAAAAAAACCCTGCCGATGTTGACATCTGCTTGTCCAG GTTGGATATGTTATGCAGAGAAGACACATGGAGAGTTTATCCTTCCATACATAAGTACAACCCGCTCCCCCCAGCAAATGATGGGTTCACTGGTTAAGGGCTATTTTGCTGAACAACAG ggcCTAAGTCCACAGCAGATCTATCATGTGGCTGTAATGCCTTGCTTTGACAAGAAACTTGAAGCATCAAGGTCAGACTTCTACCTAAGTaaagctgagaccagagaagtgGACTGTGTCATCACCTCAG GAGAGGTTCAGAAAATGCTGGAGGAGAAAGATGTGTCCCTTAATGATTTAGAGCCTGCAGCCCTGGAAACAAT GTTCACTAATGTTAGTAAGGACGAGTTCCTGAGTCATGCTGGGAGTGGATCAGGGGGTTACCTCCATCATGTATTCACCTATGCTGCCAAGAAGCTATTTGGAGAGGAAGTGCAGGAACTCACGTACAAGACCCTCAG AAATAAAGACTTCCAGGAAGTGACACTTGAGAAGGATGGAGAAGTCCTGCTCAGCTTTGCTTCCACATATGGGTTCCGTAACATCCAGAACCTGGTGCAGAAACTCAAGAGGGGCAAGTCACCTTACCACTTTGTTGAAGTTATGGCCTGTCCATCAG GATGTCTAAATGGTGGTGGACAGGTGAAGGCCTCACCTGGTCAGAACCAAAAGGATGTTCTCCAGAAGGTGGAGGAGCTTTACCAAGCAGAGTGCACCCAGTCACCAGAAGATGACACACGTGTGGCTGAGCTATATCAATTATGGCTTCACAGCGTGGGGGAGGAGAGAGCCAaagagctgctgcacacacaatACCATACAGTAGAGAAGATGGTCAATGGACTCACTATGAAGTGGTGA
- the e4f1 gene encoding transcription factor E4F1 gives MSVENNHTAETESEQTDNGTETITIQTTLGDEDEDVHKCGRCQSEFSSLEAFIQHKLHHSCRRETSSLGDNHEVADANVSTSSEVKTSLDEPGEITNDESSGQLGRGRRKKVTAHKVPDQSDGTEGSTSDNADSERPVYKVNPEGRYICQLCEKTFKTSNILRTHIKTHSDQKNFSCDLCETSFRTKGSLIRHNRRHTDERPYRCTLCGQSFRESGALTRHLKALTPCTEKIRFVQYKEILVSKDGIQKGVDGVHAAVDGQEEVVVVEQQPEEQEMVEAQTAVVRVVEAGSQEVLHQVHFTMEVDGTTQEQQVVVEQSQAEALAAAAAAGDSLICQAIINSGIALETEETVVEETFEETEEINKEVSDSPDVDEDITEIRIKEELEEMPSLEEDGDGQPLKLYTCPHCNRSFKGVNYFRFHVKGHVGYKPFKCTLCPKDFLTGYLLKKHMEVHVSERRYKCGECGKLYKTVGHVREHMRAHSDERPYNCSKCSKGYKTKNALQVHQRTHGDEKPYVCQFCLRGFREKGSLVRHIRHHTGEKPFKCPKCGRGFAEHGTLNRHMRAKGGCQKDDSSDQQVTVTEEQVSTDSLATAAIISEDPHAVLVEFSSVVADTQEYIIKTETEEEVQEEEVTLIQDGQNEMGNHIMKVVQRIVSQSRGAGGIGSHQIIVRNVGANEEGPTISDCGDTITIATPESLTEQVAMTLASAISDGTLLATSGTVETADGTVTMVTTEEAVEEEIHVVQQQEEYVITSPEEVEIQTVIV, from the exons ATGAGTGTAGAAAATAATCATACGGCAGAAACAGAGAGTGAGCAAACGGATAACGGCACCGAGACAATCACCATTCAGACAACACTGGGAGATGAAG ATGAGGATGTGCACAAATGTGGACGTTGTCAGTCCGAGTTTTCCTCGCTGGAGGCTTTCATCCAACACAAGCTGCACCACAGCTGCAGGCGAGAGACGAGCAGCCTGGGTGACAACCACGAG GTTGCTGACGCCAATGTATCAACTTCCTCTGAGGTGAAAACATCATTAGATGAGCCAGGGGAGATCACCAATG atgaAAGCAGTGGTCAGTTGGGTCGAGGTCGCAGGAAGAAAGTCACTGCTCATAAAGTCCCTGACCAGTCTGATGGAACAGAAGGATCCACATCTGACAATGCAGACAGTGAGAGGCCTGTTTACAAAGTCAACCCAGAGGGACGTTACATTTGCCAACTTTgtgaaaagacatttaaaaca AGTAACATCTTGAGAACGCACATAAAAACCCACAGTGACCAGAAGAACTTctcatgtgacctgtgtgaGACCTCCTTCCGTACTAAAGGTTCCCTGATTCGCCACAACCGCCGTCACACTG ATGAGCGGCCGTATCGCTGTACTCTCTGTGGCCAGTCGTTTAGGGAGTCGGGTGCCCTCACCAGACACCTGAAAGCTCTCACACCATGTACAGAAAAGATCCGCTTTGTACAATACAAGGAAATCCTGGTCAGCAAAGATGGAATACAAAAAG GTGTTGACGGTGTCCATGCTGCAGTGGATGGCCAGGAAGAGGTAGTGGTTGTGGAGCAACAGCCTGAGGAGCAGGAGATGGTGGAGGCTCAGACTGCTGTTGTCCGTGTGGTAGAGGCAGGTTCTCAAGAGGTCCTTCACCAGGTCCACTTCACAATGGAAGTGGATGGAACAACACAGGAGCAACAG GTGGTTGTGGAGCAGTCTCAGGCAGAAGCCctggctgcagctgcagcagccggTGACAGCCTCATCTGCCAGGCCATCATCAACTCTGGCATTGCACTAGAGACTGAGGAAACGGTGGTTGAGGAGACCTTCGAGGAAACTGAGGAAATCAATAAAGAGGTTTCTGACAGTCCTGATGTTGATGAGGATATCACAGAGATCCGGATTAAAGAAGAGTTAGAGGAGATGCCATCATTG gaaGAAGATGGAGATGGTCAACCATTAAAACTGTACACATGTCCACACTGTAATCGCTCCTTCAAGGGAGTGAACTATTTCCGCTTTCATGTTAAAGGCCATGTAG gTTATAAGCCCTTTAAGTGCACACTCTGCCCAAAAGATTTTCTGACTGGTTACCTGCTGAAGAAACACATGGAAGTTCATGTCAGTGAGAGGAGATATAAGTGTGGCGAGTGTGGTAAACTGTACAAAACTGTTGGACATGTCCGTGAGCACATGAGGGCCCATTCTGATGAGAGACCCTACAACTGTTCCAAATGTAGCAAAGGATACAAAACCAAG AATGCTTTGCAGGTGCATCAGCGGACTCATGGTGATGAGAAACCCTACGTGTGTCAGTTCTGCTTGAGAGGTTTTCGGGAGAAAGGTTCTTTGGTGCGACATATCCGCCATCACACCGGGGAGAAGCCTTTTAAATGCCCAAAGTGTGGGCGGGGCTTTGCTGAGCATGGGACCCTCAATCGGCACATGCGAGCCAAAG GAGGCTGCCAGAAGGACGATTCCAGTGACCAGCAGGTTACAGTAACAGAGGAGCAGGTGTCGACAGACAGCCTCGCTACAGCAGCCATCATCTCAGAGGATCCTCATGCCGTCCTGGTGGAGTTTTCCTCTGTAGTGGCAGACACACAGGAGTATATCATCAAG ACTGAAACGGAGGAGGAAGTACAGGAAGAAGAGGTCACACTCATTCAAGATGGTCAAAATGAG ATGGGAAACCACATCATGAAAGTGGTCCAACGAATTGTCAGCCAATCACGTGGTGCCGGCGGCATAGGCAGCCATCAGATCATCGTTCGCAACGTGGGGGCGAACGAGGAAGGTCCGACCATCTCCGACTGTGGTGACACCATCACCATCGCGACACCTGAGAGCCTGACGGAGCAGGTTGCCATGACCCTGGCCTCTGCCATCAGCGATGGCACTCTGCTGGCCACGTCGGGCACCGTGGAGACGGCAGACGGAACAGTTACTATGGTGACCACAGAGGaagcagtggaggaggaaataCATGTGGTGCAGCAGCAAGAGGAGTATGTTATCACCTCCCCAGAGGAAGTGGAGATTCAGACTGTCATTGTATGA